In Magnolia sinica isolate HGM2019 chromosome 12, MsV1, whole genome shotgun sequence, a single genomic region encodes these proteins:
- the LOC131220201 gene encoding cysteine-rich repeat secretory protein 38-like: MASSGDINTDLCNTCVNQASPEIKLTCHMRTAAGIWYEYCTLRYSDRIFRSVYDPAYNSIQFFMLNLVNASVPQQFKATLNRLMNNISSVATYDPSVPKFAIGEANSTINQTIYRLVQCTQDLTNEDCNACLRDAISKIPPVCCDGKLGGRILGASCNLRFEVHAFY, encoded by the coding sequence ATGGCATCTTCCGGAGATATCAATACTGACCTCTGCAACACCTGCGTCAACCAGGCCAGTCCAGAAATCAAACTGACGTGCCACATGAGGACAGCTGCAGGCATATGGTATGAATACTGCACGTTGCGTTACTCAGACCGTATATTCAGATCTGTATACGATCCCGCATATAATTCCATACAGTTTTTTATGCTGAATTTGGTGAATGCATCGGTCCCTCAACAGTTCAAAGCGACTCTGAACCGTTTGATGAATAATATTTCTTCTGTGGCCACGTACGATCCTTCGGTTCCGAAGTTTGCAATCGGAGAAGCTAATTCTACGATCAATCAGACAATATATAGGCTTGTGCAGTGCACCCAGGATTTAACTAATGAAGATTGCAACGCATGCCTGCGAGATGCCATTTCTAAGATTCCGCCGGTGTGCTGTGATGGAAAGCTAGGCGGGCGAATTCTTGGTGCGAGTTGTAATTTGAGGTTCGAGGTCCACGCCTTTTACTAA